A window of Candidatus Dojkabacteria bacterium contains these coding sequences:
- a CDS encoding DUF948 domain-containing protein, which translates to MLNQIPAEFWMVIISVLTLFLVFIMYQIANLLKESTKTMAETTKVVTELQDTVKKANLVLEDAAEVVSMTKTTVEEVQDNVVTPVIKIASIIGMVSDIVDSFTGGFKGTKE; encoded by the coding sequence ATGTTAAATCAGATTCCCGCAGAATTTTGGATGGTTATTATCTCAGTCCTGACACTGTTCCTGGTATTTATCATGTACCAAATTGCCAACCTGTTGAAGGAAAGCACCAAGACTATGGCCGAGACAACCAAAGTTGTTACAGAGCTCCAGGATACAGTGAAGAAAGCCAATCTAGTGCTAGAGGATGCAGCAGAAGTTGTCTCAATGACAAAAACCACTGTCGAAGAGGTACAGGATAACGTGGTGACTCCAGTCATTAAGATAGCTTCGATCATCGGTATGGTCTCAGATATTGTAGATAGCTTCACTGGCGGGTTCAAGGGCACCAAGGAGTAG
- a CDS encoding fibronectin type III domain-containing protein codes for MYITPRQKKRYIFRFTLVALAIPLVVLAIYAGVQWFSSADTEATPEDVVISNLTTSAVTLSWTTTVDASSSVKMVESGDVFTDPRGASSRRTHFVEVTGLEPETEYEFKITSNGQDYTAEGGAAFRFTTAPVSDEASVPFPAYGTIEGANGDDALIFFVVAGATQSLPVSAVPQSTGNWILDLSSVRSLDGTSLIQVSSDSSVELLAIGHDGMGSRVTGKFSDLFDEEGMLIAEFSLQSDTDVMAYLPGASKITTIIAEQPPGEEPPPSEEPPPSEEPPPSEEPPPSEEPPPAEEPPPSNDFDPASRQFLIRADIVWVDMVEITGDGAAPVVVTGEQSVQLVARNDTSFSVVWLTEDEVPGYVSYGEDEDDLIEEAIDIRDTLVSRGDYRSHLVEISGLTPETIYYFEIHSGDETYSLNGEPYQLETFDTVVTPPPFSTAQGTVSGLESYDDVVVLVQLNDVDGAGTAGASQLGAVVPDENGAWIASIGDLRSESGTEYYVLGDTDEVTAELVVYANSEPVTITGDEIEDSELALTADPPTEGGSSYQRIALLNDYGVSSTYAESPTSGVGGGGPADVDTGSEITTPKTGIEDNLVVASAVGGGLLTVGAATLLVAYSGRGKKKGVNKGSLTSRVS; via the coding sequence ATGTACATCACACCTAGGCAGAAAAAAAGGTATATATTCAGATTCACACTTGTCGCTTTAGCCATTCCGCTAGTGGTTTTGGCCATCTATGCTGGTGTCCAATGGTTTTCAAGCGCTGACACCGAAGCAACTCCCGAGGATGTAGTTATCAGCAACCTCACTACCAGCGCTGTCACATTGAGCTGGACCACGACGGTGGATGCTAGCTCCAGCGTGAAGATGGTCGAAAGCGGAGATGTCTTCACCGATCCGCGAGGTGCAAGCTCAAGAAGGACCCATTTTGTTGAAGTCACTGGGCTCGAGCCAGAGACAGAGTATGAGTTCAAAATCACTTCAAATGGCCAGGATTATACCGCAGAGGGTGGAGCTGCATTTAGATTTACCACTGCCCCAGTGAGCGATGAGGCCTCAGTGCCCTTCCCAGCATATGGGACAATAGAGGGTGCGAATGGAGATGATGCACTTATTTTCTTCGTGGTTGCTGGTGCCACTCAATCTCTGCCGGTCTCAGCAGTGCCGCAATCAACAGGGAACTGGATCTTGGATCTATCTTCAGTCCGATCACTGGATGGTACTTCATTAATACAGGTCAGCAGCGATAGCTCTGTTGAGCTTCTGGCAATCGGGCATGACGGGATGGGCTCGAGAGTCACAGGAAAATTTAGCGATCTTTTCGACGAAGAGGGGATGCTTATTGCGGAATTTTCTCTTCAGTCCGATACCGATGTGATGGCCTACCTACCTGGCGCGTCAAAGATTACGACGATTATTGCTGAGCAGCCACCAGGAGAGGAACCACCACCGTCTGAAGAACCACCACCATCTGAAGAGCCGCCTCCATCTGAAGAACCACCACCATCTGAAGAGCCACCTCCTGCTGAGGAGCCGCCACCATCTAACGACTTTGACCCTGCATCAAGACAGTTCCTGATTCGCGCCGATATCGTGTGGGTTGATATGGTTGAGATAACAGGCGATGGTGCTGCTCCAGTAGTTGTGACCGGTGAGCAGTCGGTACAGCTTGTTGCACGAAATGACACCAGCTTCTCTGTCGTATGGCTTACAGAAGATGAGGTCCCGGGCTATGTAAGCTATGGAGAGGATGAAGATGATCTGATCGAAGAGGCGATCGACATTCGCGACACCTTGGTATCGCGCGGAGATTACAGATCACACCTAGTCGAGATATCTGGTCTTACCCCTGAGACCATATACTACTTTGAGATACATTCGGGCGACGAGACATACTCGTTGAACGGAGAGCCATATCAACTAGAAACATTTGACACAGTGGTCACTCCACCACCATTTAGTACAGCCCAAGGCACAGTATCTGGCTTAGAGAGTTATGACGATGTTGTGGTGCTTGTGCAGCTAAATGATGTTGATGGCGCAGGTACTGCAGGTGCATCACAGCTTGGAGCTGTAGTCCCTGATGAGAATGGTGCTTGGATCGCAAGCATCGGCGACCTACGAAGCGAAAGTGGCACTGAGTACTATGTGTTAGGCGATACAGATGAGGTTACAGCTGAATTGGTTGTATACGCTAATTCTGAGCCAGTCACGATTACAGGTGATGAGATTGAGGATAGTGAGCTAGCCTTGACTGCCGATCCGCCTACAGAGGGTGGGAGCAGCTACCAGCGAATAGCCTTGCTAAATGATTATGGGGTCTCATCGACCTATGCGGAGTCTCCAACAAGTGGCGTAGGGGGTGGTGGCCCTGCC